The proteins below are encoded in one region of Ostrinia nubilalis chromosome 3, ilOstNubi1.1, whole genome shotgun sequence:
- the LOC135088174 gene encoding transcription factor glial cells missing 2-like, with product MVILTSSRADMSDGPATPEWDINDAVVPRVTAFDPFGEWCDGHVRRVYPPGCEEARRHASGWAMRNTNNHNVHILKKSCLGVLVCSARCRLPDGSRVHLRPAICDKARKKQQGKPCPNRMCNGGRLEVQPCRGHCGYPVTHFWRHTEHAIFFQAKGAHDHPRPEAKGASEVRRTMGAGRRVRGLALLLAREAAIADKILTVKPDKQMPQKICTPHPQPPPLIPDNQRGLTCTCGPFECSCRWRTEHPTEAYAAPAWSPAEAHGYGAYAPPAPPAPLQQQYDPTALPAEDIFHPEEIFQLDQPIRLDFPMEENTLESPPTFADLNDNSRPEDAYWLDWQRAPGGSESSETPSPELFTHGYQQAEAYCEQQNYPTQMYYPEEAQYYPTESRTSPVMDMQDQRYYRYQDCGQTNMEMQANWNYTDCAFPSNDAPECKQYFDVQHHQAMNAFSALL from the exons TACCAGCAGCCGCGCGGACATGTCAGACGGCCCGGCGACGCCTGAGTGGGACATCAACGACGCAGTGGTCCCTCGGGTAACCGCCTTCGACCCCTTCGGAGAGTGGTGCGACGGCCACGTGAGGCGCGTCTACCCTCCAGGCTGCGAGGAAGCCAGACGACACGCCTCTGGATGGGCCATGAGAAATACCAATAACCACAACGTCCATATCCTCAAGAAGAGCTGCTTGGGTGTACTGGTCTGCTCAGCAAGGTGTAGACTGCCTGACGGCTCCCGAGTGCATCTGCGACCCGCTATATGTGATAAGGCGCGAAAGAAACAGCAAG GCAAACCCTGTCCCAATCGGATGTGCAACGGCGGCCGTCTAGAAGTCCAGCCGTGCCGAGGTCACTGCGGGTACCCAGTCACGCACTTTTGGCGGCACACAGAGCACGCCATCTTCTTCCAAGCAAAGGGCGCCCACGACCACCCTCGCCCTGAGGCCAAGGGCGCCAGTGAGGTCCGGAGGACCATGGGCGCGGGCAGACGCGTGCGAGGCCTCGCCCTGCTGCTGGCCCGTGAGGCCGCCATAGCAGATAAAATACTCACAGTGAAGCCTGATAAGCAAATGCCGCAGAAGATCTGCACGCCACATCCACAGCCGCCGCCGCTTATACCGGATAATCAACGAG gaTTGACGTGCACATGTGGTCCTTTCGAATGCTCGTGTCGCTGGCGCACTGAGCATCCCACAGAAGCGTACGCGGCACCCGCGTGGTCGCCGGCGGAGGCCCACGGATACGGCGCCTACGCCCCGCCCGCGCCCCCTGCCCCGCTACAACAGCAATACGACCCCACAGCACTCCCGGCCGAAGACATCTTCCACCCCGAAGAAATATTCCAGCTAGACCAGCCCATTCGCCTCGACTTCCCCATGGAAGAAAACACCCTGGAATCCCCGCCCACGTTCGCAGACCTCAACGACAATTCCAGACCCGAAGACGCCTACTGGCTCGACTGGCAGCGAGCGCCCGGTGGTTCAGAATCCAGCGAAACCCCGTCACCTGAACTCTTCACCCATGGTTATCAGCAAGCCGAGGCGTACTGCGAGCAGCAGAACTATCCGACACAGATGTACTACCCCGAGGAAGCTCAGTACTATCCAACAGAGAGTAGGACATCGCCTGTCATGGATATGCAGGACCAGCGGTACTACAGGTACCAGGACTGCGGCCAGACCAATATGGAGATGCAAGCCAATTGGAATTACACCGATTGTGCGTTTCCCTCCAACGACGCGCCCGAGTGCAAACAGTACTTTGATGTGCAACACCATCAGGCCATGAACGCCTTTAGTGCCCTGTTATAA